In Fluviicola taffensis DSM 16823, the following are encoded in one genomic region:
- a CDS encoding universal stress protein, with translation MKTLLNQSGTLLPSKRILVPVDFSELSTNALEYALHLAKKTNAELHLIHAYDFEIFMYDSVQISQTENDLEKEILQQLEKLKQTIHLTNPGLKIVYKAIIGVPVDEINAYTQKEKIDLIVIGTQGAGYIQERMLGSTASLLIRNAKAPVIIIDKTVKFKDPKQIVLAADFQKTDHTKVLNPLKDFAKLYDSHICILNIYPHIQLIPSLEEIPEGFRLDYSLKDVKHTFFSLESDQIIERINDFVEHHKIEMIAMIARKHSFFSRIFREPLTKEMSFHSHVPLLVLHD, from the coding sequence ATGAAGACTCTTTTAAACCAATCTGGAACCCTCCTTCCATCCAAGCGGATATTAGTACCCGTAGACTTCTCCGAGCTTTCAACTAATGCATTGGAATACGCTCTTCATTTGGCTAAAAAAACAAATGCTGAACTTCATCTGATTCATGCTTATGATTTCGAGATCTTCATGTACGATTCGGTTCAAATAAGCCAGACCGAGAATGACTTGGAAAAAGAAATCCTTCAACAACTCGAAAAATTGAAACAAACAATTCACTTAACCAATCCTGGGTTAAAGATTGTTTATAAAGCAATTATCGGAGTACCCGTTGATGAAATCAATGCTTACACCCAAAAAGAAAAAATTGATTTAATCGTCATTGGAACGCAAGGAGCAGGTTATATTCAGGAAAGAATGTTAGGCAGTACTGCTTCCTTGCTGATTCGGAATGCTAAAGCCCCAGTTATAATTATCGATAAAACAGTGAAGTTCAAGGATCCAAAACAAATTGTTCTTGCTGCCGACTTTCAGAAAACGGATCATACAAAAGTTCTTAATCCCTTGAAGGATTTTGCAAAACTGTATGATTCTCATATATGTATCTTAAATATTTATCCACACATTCAATTAATCCCTTCACTGGAAGAAATTCCCGAAGGATTCAGACTAGACTACTCTTTGAAAGATGTGAAACATACTTTCTTTTCTCTAGAAAGCGATCAGATTATAGAGCGCATTAACGACTTTGTAGAACATCACAAAATCGAGATGATTGCGATGATTGCTCGCAAACACTCATTCTTTAGCCGAATCTTTCGAGAGCCCTTAACAAAAGAAATGTCATTCCATAGTCATGTTCCACTTCTTGTTTTACACGACTGA
- a CDS encoding DoxX family protein, which produces MILIILIRITNDDLAHFIILVSSVRLLIEIKTLMEILTQYNPIAAITIARVFLGILFLFQGYDAVFNIGLKKVTDTYQANFGLKGIPRNLTSFAAWYTSCTELICGLLLVLGLFEFASLYLLGINLIIAAIGFGLNAPLWDTKNVYPRLILLLFLLIVPAHWHHWSLDYLLFKPHML; this is translated from the coding sequence ATGATTTTAATCATCCTCATTCGGATTACAAACGATGATTTAGCTCATTTTATAATCCTTGTTTCCTCTGTACGTTTGCTTATAGAAATAAAAACCTTAATGGAAATTCTTACTCAATATAATCCGATCGCAGCAATTACAATTGCACGAGTTTTTCTTGGAATTCTCTTTCTTTTCCAAGGATACGATGCGGTATTTAATATTGGACTGAAAAAAGTAACTGATACTTATCAAGCAAATTTTGGTTTGAAGGGTATTCCACGAAATCTAACCTCTTTTGCTGCTTGGTATACCTCCTGTACAGAACTCATTTGTGGTTTACTTCTCGTTTTAGGCCTATTTGAATTCGCTTCACTTTACTTACTTGGAATAAACCTGATTATTGCAGCCATTGGGTTTGGACTAAATGCCCCATTATGGGATACCAAAAATGTTTACCCAAGACTCATCTTACTTCTTTTTCTGTTAATAGTTCCTGCCCATTGGCATCATTGGTCTCTGGATTACCTATTATTCAAACCCCACATGTTATGA
- a CDS encoding PAS domain-containing sensor histidine kinase: MNYELKKMESKEGNDALFLHATEGILVTNSSGQIIRINPSAEHLFGYEHGELAGMKIEALIPRRFTQKHETNRTSYAHHPHARSMGLGMDLFGLKKDGSEFPVEISLSPYSNKDGNFVIAFIIDITLRKEAEFRMKTYFADLEKQVKNRTLVLEEAIAELEKTKRDLDISLAKEKELNEMKSRFVSMASHEFRTPLTTMMSSVSLISKYHERKDDGNHQKHVSKVKISINNLTDILNDFLSVSKLEEGKIVNEPEEMNIRIFISEIVSEMRTMLFGKQVISEDYLGEELVRLDPKILKNVLLNLFSNAIKFSSQDGVIELSVRKIADEIFITVKDHGIGISKEDQEQLFERFFRGKNATHIQGTGLGLSIVARYIELMNGTIEIESVQNEGTKVTLSIKDSKTNDNEKDTSNRG; the protein is encoded by the coding sequence ATGAACTACGAACTGAAAAAGATGGAAAGCAAAGAGGGGAATGATGCGTTGTTTTTACATGCCACAGAAGGGATTTTGGTAACAAATTCAAGTGGGCAGATAATAAGAATTAATCCAAGTGCAGAGCATCTGTTTGGTTACGAACATGGAGAATTGGCCGGAATGAAAATCGAAGCACTGATTCCTAGAAGATTTACCCAAAAACACGAAACGAACAGAACGAGTTATGCGCATCATCCACATGCAAGATCGATGGGCTTGGGTATGGATCTTTTTGGTCTTAAAAAGGATGGATCTGAGTTTCCAGTTGAAATAAGTTTGAGCCCTTACAGTAATAAAGACGGAAATTTTGTCATAGCTTTTATTATTGATATAACGCTCAGAAAAGAAGCGGAGTTCAGAATGAAAACTTATTTTGCAGATCTTGAAAAACAAGTAAAAAATAGAACATTGGTTCTTGAAGAAGCGATAGCAGAATTAGAAAAAACGAAAAGAGATCTGGATATTTCGCTTGCCAAAGAGAAGGAGTTGAATGAAATGAAATCACGATTTGTTTCCATGGCTTCACACGAATTCAGAACACCACTTACCACCATGATGTCATCTGTGTCCTTAATCTCGAAGTATCATGAGCGTAAGGATGATGGAAATCATCAGAAACATGTTAGTAAAGTAAAAATATCGATTAATAACCTAACGGATATACTGAATGACTTTCTTTCAGTTTCGAAATTGGAAGAGGGTAAGATTGTAAATGAACCTGAGGAAATGAATATCAGAATATTTATTTCTGAAATAGTTTCAGAAATGAGAACCATGTTGTTTGGTAAACAGGTAATTAGTGAAGATTATTTAGGAGAGGAACTAGTTCGACTGGATCCTAAAATTTTAAAGAATGTACTTCTGAACCTTTTTTCCAATGCAATCAAGTTTTCTTCTCAAGATGGGGTAATTGAATTATCGGTTAGAAAAATTGCAGACGAAATTTTCATTACTGTTAAGGATCATGGAATTGGAATTTCCAAGGAAGACCAAGAGCAGCTTTTCGAACGTTTTTTCAGAGGAAAAAATGCTACTCATATTCAGGGAACAGGATTAGGCTTGAGTATTGTAGCCAGATATATTGAACTGATGAATGGAACTATTGAGATTGAAAGCGTTCAGAACGAGGGAACCAAAGTTACGCTATCAATAAAAGACTCTAAAACCAATGACAATGAAAAAGATACTTCTAATAGAGGATAA
- a CDS encoding response regulator has protein sequence MKKILLIEDNIDIRENTAEILELAQYEVITAENGKEGVRLAIKETPDLIICDIMMPVLDGHGVLHLLSKNEETAGIPFIFLTAKAERSDVRKGMAMGADDYLTKPFDDQELMNAIETRLNKQDLLKKKFTKSIDGVQDFLNEARSLVSLKELSMSRDMRHYKKKDVVFMEGAYPKGVYFINKGKIKVFQKNDQGKELISSLHKDGDFFGFLSLLKDEQYTHSAAVLEAAEIYMIPKEDFFSLIYKNAEVAKKFIGILSDNLLENEQQLIRLAYSSVRKRVAEALVKLSDTYKKETDQQFSMNVSREDLANLVGTAKETVIRTLSDFKEDKYIEITGSMITILEYEKLATMKN, from the coding sequence ATGAAAAAGATACTTCTAATAGAGGATAATATTGATATTCGTGAGAATACGGCTGAAATACTGGAATTGGCACAGTATGAAGTAATCACTGCTGAAAATGGAAAAGAAGGAGTACGATTAGCAATCAAAGAAACCCCCGATCTAATAATTTGTGATATCATGATGCCTGTTTTAGATGGACATGGAGTGTTGCATTTACTTTCAAAAAATGAAGAAACTGCTGGTATTCCATTCATATTTCTAACAGCAAAGGCAGAACGCAGTGATGTGAGAAAAGGAATGGCTATGGGGGCAGATGATTACCTAACAAAACCTTTCGATGATCAGGAATTAATGAACGCGATCGAAACACGATTGAACAAGCAAGATCTTTTGAAAAAGAAGTTCACGAAGAGTATTGATGGTGTTCAGGATTTTTTAAACGAGGCCCGAAGTTTGGTTTCATTGAAAGAGCTTTCGATGTCACGCGATATGAGGCATTATAAAAAGAAAGACGTGGTTTTTATGGAAGGCGCTTATCCGAAAGGTGTTTATTTCATAAATAAAGGCAAGATAAAAGTATTTCAAAAGAATGACCAGGGAAAAGAGCTTATCAGTAGTTTACATAAAGATGGAGATTTTTTCGGATTCCTTTCTTTGCTTAAAGATGAGCAGTATACTCATTCAGCTGCAGTATTGGAAGCTGCTGAAATATATATGATCCCCAAAGAAGATTTCTTTTCACTGATTTATAAAAATGCTGAGGTTGCAAAAAAGTTTATTGGAATTCTTTCTGATAATCTCCTTGAAAATGAGCAACAATTGATACGATTAGCTTATAGTTCTGTAAGAAAAAGAGTGGCGGAAGCATTGGTTAAGCTTTCTGATACGTATAAAAAAGAAACAGATCAACAATTCAGCATGAATGTTTCGCGTGAAGATTTGGCGAACTTGGTTGGAACGGCCAAGGAAACAGTAATTCGAACACTGAGCGATTTTAAGGAGGACAAATATATTGAGATTACAGGAAGTATGATCACCATCCTCGAGTATGAAAAACTGGCTACTATGAAAAATTGA
- a CDS encoding NAD(P)H-hydrate dehydratase — protein sequence MNQLKKEDIKTLLKQREANSSKKDYGHALIVAGKKCSMGAAVIAARGAIRTGVGLLTVCVPEEEREILQISVPEAMLLLREDQQYDFDHFSAIGAGSGMGINKTTEELLINLLAQFKKPIVLDADALTLVSNRKLHAYIPQETIITPHILEFDRLFGAHQNNDDRMNTAITKAREYQIIIVLKSHQTAIITPDEVFQNSTGNAGLAKGGSGDALTGVITSFLAQGYTPLNAAKLAVYLHGLAADITLNEQCMESMVITDVIENFGKAFESIRS from the coding sequence ATGAATCAGCTCAAGAAAGAGGATATAAAAACGCTGTTAAAGCAGAGAGAAGCAAATTCCAGTAAAAAGGATTACGGTCATGCACTGATTGTAGCTGGTAAAAAATGTTCTATGGGAGCTGCTGTAATTGCTGCAAGAGGGGCAATTCGAACAGGAGTAGGCTTGCTCACCGTTTGTGTGCCTGAAGAAGAAAGGGAGATTCTTCAAATTAGTGTTCCAGAAGCAATGCTACTATTGAGAGAAGATCAGCAGTATGATTTTGATCATTTTTCTGCGATTGGAGCAGGTTCTGGTATGGGTATAAATAAAACTACCGAAGAATTACTTATTAACCTTCTGGCACAATTTAAAAAACCAATCGTATTAGATGCGGATGCATTGACCTTGGTTTCTAATAGAAAGTTACACGCTTACATTCCTCAGGAAACAATCATTACGCCTCATATCCTTGAATTTGACAGACTTTTTGGTGCTCATCAAAATAATGATGATAGAATGAATACTGCAATAACTAAAGCGAGAGAGTATCAAATCATTATAGTGTTAAAAAGTCATCAAACGGCAATTATAACTCCAGATGAGGTGTTTCAAAATTCAACAGGTAATGCAGGGCTTGCAAAAGGAGGTTCGGGAGATGCTTTGACAGGTGTGATTACTTCTTTTTTAGCGCAGGGATATACTCCTTTAAATGCTGCAAAGTTGGCGGTGTATCTTCATGGTTTAGCGGCGGATATCACCTTAAATGAACAATGTATGGAAAGTATGGTTATCACAGATGTGATTGAAAATTTTGGAAAAGCGTTTGAATCAATTAGATCTTGA